A genomic segment from Montipora foliosa isolate CH-2021 chromosome 9, ASM3666993v2, whole genome shotgun sequence encodes:
- the LOC137971303 gene encoding uncharacterized protein isoform X2: protein MATPGPLASSKEKTNGAKLSRLIIDGGTTVLKRVFDTHHPPANLAADLNACYSILNNLLRRRILNGHQWDKLFPVGGAAPDSNTFDITLLFLLLTNICGLTPPPTGWHCKPPPSDTSREANLARIKFFRNQLYGHITTTGVGELMFNALWQEISAVLVSLGLSRAEVDRLKAERCGEEDYVDALRDWAESERDLKTQFNEVRQCQDTVLESVKESNSMIQDIHQIVTESRETQHNTNQEDKILKKLARVDTEPDITDYTKRYLKGTRESFFAKISTWLDDASSPNRVLVLSGNAGMGKSVIAAEMCKRMHEAGRLAGSHFCHHDRARHRNPKVMMQSLACHLSCCLPEYKKALVEQLSGNLGVEINDMEVKDLFDLLFSVPLNKVADPGRTSLVVIDAVDESEYQGRNDLLDVIANLFKSLPLWLRFLVTTRPEVNIWNSLKDLQPLLLEPKDEENLKVIRFYFEHSLSDLLEFERREVVLDHLVQKSEGVFLCATFLVDFIRAKCSTLLTLEQLDKTLPAGIACVYQSYFQRLEQALCKEVNITEEQFLCFLGAIAAAREPLPLGFVPKLLCTNVSSSIVVRKASNVIAIVSSLLPVHEDRIHFFHKSVKDWLTDKSRYGQHCFSVEEMEGHKILSTLCSNEFDELKSRGIGNLQSFTDTSRYALEHGVQHMLQLDQDMKSCSLEQGVGKYVSDLELLYAKLCVNLPGATEDIVGVMKQGGLKTISAECCDTLSSLLFLLKKHRVTLQEYPFTIFQCSLNEGSSKLSSDSRKLLETKYSDKPHMELLKKNHAQSQAWFGCGSQVACLDVSPSLEYMVCECRDGSIQFWSLASATCPRMGLIAICSSKQFNLEIIKVKHPREETLITEAERSKLKKPFSSGCLVM, encoded by the exons atggccACACCTGGTCCCCTGGCCAGCTCTAAGGAGAAGACAAATGGGGCCAAGCTGAGTCGACTTATTATTGATGGTGGAACAACTGTACTGAAACGTGTTTTTGACACTCATCACCCTCCTGCTAACTTGGCAGCTGATCTCAATGCCTGTTATTCTATCCTTAACAACCTTTTACGCAGAAGAATTCTCAATGGTCACCAGTGGGACAAGCTCTTTCCTGTTGGTGGAGCTGCCCCTGACTCCAACACGTTTGATATCACTCTGCTGTTCCTCCTTCTGACCAACATTTGTGGACTTACCCCTCCCCCCACTGGATGGCATTGCAAGCCGCCCCCAAGTGACACTTCTCGTGAGGCAAACCTTGCTCGAATAAAGTTTTTTCGCAATCAGTTGTATGGGCACATCACAACCACTGGTGTCGGTGAACTGATGTTCAATGCTCTGTGGCAGGAAATCAGTGCCGTTCTAGTGTCTCTTGGGTTAAGTCGGGCAGAGGTTGATCGATTGAAGGCAGAGCGATGTGGAGAGGAGGATTATGTTGATGCCTTACGGGACTGGGCAGAGAGTGAAAGAGATCTCAAGACTCAATTTAATGAGGTGCGTCAGTGTCAGGACACAGTTCTGGAGAGTGTCAAGGAAAGCAATTCTATGATTCAAGACATTCATCAAATTGTTACTGAAAGCCGTGAGACACAACACAACACCAATCAGGAGGACAAAATCCTGAAGAAACTTGCAAGGGTTGACACGGAACCTGATATCACAGATTATACAAAGAGATACTTGAAAGGAACTCGTGAGTCTTTCTTTGCTAAAATCAGCACGTGGTTGGATGATGCAAGTTCTCCAAATCGTGTCTTGGTGCTCAGCGGAAATGCAGGGATGGGGAAATCTGTCATCGCTGCTGAGATGTGTAAAAGAATGCACGAAGCTGGCAGATTGGCGGGAAGCCATTTTTGTCACCATGACAGAGCACGCCACAGGAATCCCAAGGTGATGATGCAGTCTTTAGCCTGTCACCTGTCATGCTGTCTTCCAGAGTACAAGAAAGCCCTTGTGGAACAGCTCTCCGGAAATCTTGGTGTAGAGATCAACGACATGGAAGTGAAGGATCTGTTTGATTTGCTTTTTTCAGTACCTCTGAACAAGGTAGCAGATCCAGGTCGTACATCTCTTGTGGTAATTGATGCTGTAGACGAAAGTGAATACCAAGGACGAAATGATCTTCTTGACGTGATTGCCAACTTGTTTAAGAGTTTACCACTTTGGCTTCGATTTTTGGTGACAACGCGACCCGAAGTTAACATTTGGAACAGCCTCAAAGATTTGCAACCACTGCTACTCGAGCCAAAAGATGAAGAGAACTTGAAGGTCATTCGTTTTTACTTTGAACATAGTCTAAGCGATTTACTGGAATTTGAAAGGCGCGAGGTGGTCTTAGATCATCTCGTGCAAAAGTCAGAGGGAGTCTTCCTGTGTGCCACGTTTTTGGTAGATTTTATAAGGGCCAAGTGTTCAACTCTTCTCACCTTGGAACAACTGGACAAGACCCTTCCGGCGGGCATCGCGTGTGTTTACCAGTCATATTTCCAACGGCTCGAACAAGCCTTGTGTAAGGAAGTAAACATAACTGAAGAgcaatttctttgtttcctgGGTGCGATTGCTGCTGCCAGGGAACCACTGCCATTGGGTTTTGTTCCTAAATTGTTGTGCACGAACGTGTCGTCCTCGATTGTTGTGCGAAAGGCGAGCAACGTCATTGCCATTGTGTCATCACTTCTTCCTGTTCACGAAGACCGCattcatttctttcataaatCAGTCAAGGACTGGTTGACAGACAAGTCACGCTACGGGCAGCACTGTTTCAGTGTGGAGGAAATGGAAGGCCATAAGATCCTTTCTACTCTTTGTTCTAACGAGTTTGACGAGTTAAAGAGCAGAGGTATTGGCAACTTACAGTCTTTCACTGACACTTCAAGGTATGCCTTGGAACATGGTGTTCAGCACATGTTACAGTTAGACCAGGACATGAAATCTTGTAGCCTTGAACAAGGGGTTGGAAAATATGTGTCAGACCTAGAGCTTTTGTACGCAAAGCTTTGTGTGAACCTGCCAGGAGCCACGGAAGATATCGTTGGTGTAATGAAGCAGGGTGGTTTGAAGACGATATCTGCCGAGTGTTGTGACACCCTTTCTTCTTTATTGTTTCTGTTAAAGAAGCACCGCGTAACCTTGCAGGAATATCCCTTTACTATTTTTCAGTGTTCGTTAAATGAGGGAAGTAGTAAGTTATCTTCTGACTCCCGCAAGCTTCTGGAGACCAAGTATTCCGATAAACCTCACATGGAGTTGTTAAAGAAAAATCACGCCCAAAGTCAAGCTTGGTTTGGTTGCGGATCACAAGTGGCTTGTTTGGATGTGTCCCCTAGCTTAGAGTACATGGTGTGTGAATGTCGCGATGGAAGCATTCAGTTTTGGTCACTTGCTTCAG CAACTTGTCCTAGAATGGGTCTCATTGCCATTTGTTCAAGCAAGCAGTTCAACTTGgaaattatcaaggtaaaacaCCCGAGAGAGGAGACACTCATTACGGAGGCAGAAAG GTCAAAGCTTAAGAAGCCATTTTCTTCTGGTTGTCTTGTAATGTGA
- the LOC137971303 gene encoding uncharacterized protein isoform X1, whose amino-acid sequence MATPGPLASSKEKTNGAKLSRLIIDGGTTVLKRVFDTHHPPANLAADLNACYSILNNLLRRRILNGHQWDKLFPVGGAAPDSNTFDITLLFLLLTNICGLTPPPTGWHCKPPPSDTSREANLARIKFFRNQLYGHITTTGVGELMFNALWQEISAVLVSLGLSRAEVDRLKAERCGEEDYVDALRDWAESERDLKTQFNEVRQCQDTVLESVKESNSMIQDIHQIVTESRETQHNTNQEDKILKKLARVDTEPDITDYTKRYLKGTRESFFAKISTWLDDASSPNRVLVLSGNAGMGKSVIAAEMCKRMHEAGRLAGSHFCHHDRARHRNPKVMMQSLACHLSCCLPEYKKALVEQLSGNLGVEINDMEVKDLFDLLFSVPLNKVADPGRTSLVVIDAVDESEYQGRNDLLDVIANLFKSLPLWLRFLVTTRPEVNIWNSLKDLQPLLLEPKDEENLKVIRFYFEHSLSDLLEFERREVVLDHLVQKSEGVFLCATFLVDFIRAKCSTLLTLEQLDKTLPAGIACVYQSYFQRLEQALCKEVNITEEQFLCFLGAIAAAREPLPLGFVPKLLCTNVSSSIVVRKASNVIAIVSSLLPVHEDRIHFFHKSVKDWLTDKSRYGQHCFSVEEMEGHKILSTLCSNEFDELKSRGIGNLQSFTDTSRYALEHGVQHMLQLDQDMKSCSLEQGVGKYVSDLELLYAKLCVNLPGATEDIVGVMKQGGLKTISAECCDTLSSLLFLLKKHRVTLQEYPFTIFQCSLNEGSSKLSSDSRKLLETKYSDKPHMELLKKNHAQSQAWFGCGSQVACLDVSPSLEYMVCECRDGSIQFWSLASGNLKWKRYVKPKQYCDYFSPLRNIVTSHELGVGFYRSVVFHPIKDVILPGVLNTAYSFNGDLKPLFPTSKCSFSVCSICGNEMLTDCPDDAKCLIMWNLNDGREIDRVNREKDIFSFAMSQDGKLVAISQLTGSICLVDRENGFSTLAEVPLKRGFGVIRFSPDSRFLLCSSLFFLLRQIFRLSMTDGPELLCLTNPEGPWTNSFELEPHRIGGFLLGDPLSMVSLNYSDVVLNSQSLLRNHMREGYIELVYRNAPTKSTEFEFVRCLRFSLTGESVYAIVLVPPRRWRILAWDVLKGELKGQKNFEGDYFSDFVTLKEGILISTNTRLEVWNLDLSVRTRRWRFGADTIFPISDDQVVCITHETRQGIILNTVGGDNVVTFKLSHGFRLIACYGDLQLFAWRKKSQPEFIEMRQLGKTEPLWRALQGVRLSRLKGSFSPKGQFIAVFVMPNTYILDAFSGNVRLQFGDFTTLNCEFVGDEECIFLKSVQPIGGRLELFNVRSGDLLSVMDVEWDLPFSLATCPRMGLIAICSSKQFNLEIIKVKHPREETLITEAERSKLKKPFSSGCLVM is encoded by the exons atggccACACCTGGTCCCCTGGCCAGCTCTAAGGAGAAGACAAATGGGGCCAAGCTGAGTCGACTTATTATTGATGGTGGAACAACTGTACTGAAACGTGTTTTTGACACTCATCACCCTCCTGCTAACTTGGCAGCTGATCTCAATGCCTGTTATTCTATCCTTAACAACCTTTTACGCAGAAGAATTCTCAATGGTCACCAGTGGGACAAGCTCTTTCCTGTTGGTGGAGCTGCCCCTGACTCCAACACGTTTGATATCACTCTGCTGTTCCTCCTTCTGACCAACATTTGTGGACTTACCCCTCCCCCCACTGGATGGCATTGCAAGCCGCCCCCAAGTGACACTTCTCGTGAGGCAAACCTTGCTCGAATAAAGTTTTTTCGCAATCAGTTGTATGGGCACATCACAACCACTGGTGTCGGTGAACTGATGTTCAATGCTCTGTGGCAGGAAATCAGTGCCGTTCTAGTGTCTCTTGGGTTAAGTCGGGCAGAGGTTGATCGATTGAAGGCAGAGCGATGTGGAGAGGAGGATTATGTTGATGCCTTACGGGACTGGGCAGAGAGTGAAAGAGATCTCAAGACTCAATTTAATGAGGTGCGTCAGTGTCAGGACACAGTTCTGGAGAGTGTCAAGGAAAGCAATTCTATGATTCAAGACATTCATCAAATTGTTACTGAAAGCCGTGAGACACAACACAACACCAATCAGGAGGACAAAATCCTGAAGAAACTTGCAAGGGTTGACACGGAACCTGATATCACAGATTATACAAAGAGATACTTGAAAGGAACTCGTGAGTCTTTCTTTGCTAAAATCAGCACGTGGTTGGATGATGCAAGTTCTCCAAATCGTGTCTTGGTGCTCAGCGGAAATGCAGGGATGGGGAAATCTGTCATCGCTGCTGAGATGTGTAAAAGAATGCACGAAGCTGGCAGATTGGCGGGAAGCCATTTTTGTCACCATGACAGAGCACGCCACAGGAATCCCAAGGTGATGATGCAGTCTTTAGCCTGTCACCTGTCATGCTGTCTTCCAGAGTACAAGAAAGCCCTTGTGGAACAGCTCTCCGGAAATCTTGGTGTAGAGATCAACGACATGGAAGTGAAGGATCTGTTTGATTTGCTTTTTTCAGTACCTCTGAACAAGGTAGCAGATCCAGGTCGTACATCTCTTGTGGTAATTGATGCTGTAGACGAAAGTGAATACCAAGGACGAAATGATCTTCTTGACGTGATTGCCAACTTGTTTAAGAGTTTACCACTTTGGCTTCGATTTTTGGTGACAACGCGACCCGAAGTTAACATTTGGAACAGCCTCAAAGATTTGCAACCACTGCTACTCGAGCCAAAAGATGAAGAGAACTTGAAGGTCATTCGTTTTTACTTTGAACATAGTCTAAGCGATTTACTGGAATTTGAAAGGCGCGAGGTGGTCTTAGATCATCTCGTGCAAAAGTCAGAGGGAGTCTTCCTGTGTGCCACGTTTTTGGTAGATTTTATAAGGGCCAAGTGTTCAACTCTTCTCACCTTGGAACAACTGGACAAGACCCTTCCGGCGGGCATCGCGTGTGTTTACCAGTCATATTTCCAACGGCTCGAACAAGCCTTGTGTAAGGAAGTAAACATAACTGAAGAgcaatttctttgtttcctgGGTGCGATTGCTGCTGCCAGGGAACCACTGCCATTGGGTTTTGTTCCTAAATTGTTGTGCACGAACGTGTCGTCCTCGATTGTTGTGCGAAAGGCGAGCAACGTCATTGCCATTGTGTCATCACTTCTTCCTGTTCACGAAGACCGCattcatttctttcataaatCAGTCAAGGACTGGTTGACAGACAAGTCACGCTACGGGCAGCACTGTTTCAGTGTGGAGGAAATGGAAGGCCATAAGATCCTTTCTACTCTTTGTTCTAACGAGTTTGACGAGTTAAAGAGCAGAGGTATTGGCAACTTACAGTCTTTCACTGACACTTCAAGGTATGCCTTGGAACATGGTGTTCAGCACATGTTACAGTTAGACCAGGACATGAAATCTTGTAGCCTTGAACAAGGGGTTGGAAAATATGTGTCAGACCTAGAGCTTTTGTACGCAAAGCTTTGTGTGAACCTGCCAGGAGCCACGGAAGATATCGTTGGTGTAATGAAGCAGGGTGGTTTGAAGACGATATCTGCCGAGTGTTGTGACACCCTTTCTTCTTTATTGTTTCTGTTAAAGAAGCACCGCGTAACCTTGCAGGAATATCCCTTTACTATTTTTCAGTGTTCGTTAAATGAGGGAAGTAGTAAGTTATCTTCTGACTCCCGCAAGCTTCTGGAGACCAAGTATTCCGATAAACCTCACATGGAGTTGTTAAAGAAAAATCACGCCCAAAGTCAAGCTTGGTTTGGTTGCGGATCACAAGTGGCTTGTTTGGATGTGTCCCCTAGCTTAGAGTACATGGTGTGTGAATGTCGCGATGGAAGCATTCAGTTTTGGTCACTTGCTTCAGGTAACCTCAAATGGAAACGCTATGTCAAACCAAAACAGTATTGTGATTACTTTAGTCCATTAAGAAACATTGTAACTTCGCATGAATTGGGTGTTGGTTTTTATCGTTCTGTTGTATTTCATCCGATCAAGGATGTCATTTTGCCAGGAGTGCTAAACACTGCTTACTCCTTTAATGGAGACTTGAAGCCGCTTTTTCCTACCAGTAAGTGCAGTTTTTCTGTCTGTTCTATTTGCGGCAACGAGATGTTAACTGATTGTCCCGACGATGCAAAGTGTCTTATTATGTGGAATCTGAACGATGGTAGGGAGATTGATCGTGTCAACAGagaaaaagacattttttcttttgcaatgtCCCAAGATGGAAAGCTCGTGGCAATTTCCCAGTTAACAGGCTCTATTTGTTTAGTTGACCGGGAAAATGGTTTTTCGACTCTAGCAGAGGTACCTTTAAAGCGCGGTTTTGGAGTGATTAGGTTTTCACCAGACAGTCGATTTCTTTTGTGTTCAAGTCTGTTCTTTTTGCTCCGCCAAATATTTCGTTTAAGCATGACTGACGGGCCCGAGCTTCTCTGTTTGACTAACCCTGAGGGTCCTTGGACAAATTCATTTGAGTTAGAACCCCATAGAATCGGTGGTTTTTTGTTGGGCGATCCTCTGAGTATGGTTTCGCTCAATTATTCCGATGTAGTGCTTAACAGCCAATCTCTTTTAAGGAACCACATGCGTGAAGGTTACATTGAACTAGTTTATCGGAATGCACCAACGAAGAGCACAGAGTTCGAATTTGTCAGATGTCTCCGATTTTCGTTAACCGGTGAGAGTGTTTATGCGATAGTTTTGGTCCCACCGCGCAGATGGCGAATTTTAGCTTGGGACGTTTTAAAGGGGGAACTTAAAGGACAAAAAAATTTTGAGGGTGACTATTTCTCTGATTTTGTAACTTTAAAAGAAGGCATTTTGATTTCAACTAATACCAGACTTGAAGTGTGGAACTTGGATTTGTCAGTCCGCACGCGACGATGGAGGTTTGGAGCAGATACTATCTTTCCTATTTCAGATGATCAGGTGGTATGCATAACACATGAAACGCGACAAGGGATCATTTTGAATACTGTTGGTGGAGATAATGTGGTAACATTTAAACTTTCTCACGGCTTCAGGTTGATTGCTTGCTACGGTGACCTCCAGCTGTTTGCCTGGCGTAAAAAATCCCAGCCAGAGTTCATTGAAATGAGGCAATTGGGTAAAACCGAACCACTGTGGCGTGCACTCCAGGGTGTCCGTTTGTCACGTTTGAAGGGATCATTTTCCCCCAAGGGTCAATTTATTGCTGTTTTTGTCATGCCCAACACCTACATTCTCGATGCATTTTCTGGTAATGTGCGCCTccaatttggtgattttaccaCTTTGAATTGTGAATTCGTCGGTGACGAGGAGTGTATTTTTTTGAAATCCGTTCAGCCAATTGGTGGCCGCCTTGAGCTGTTCAACGTAAGGTCTGGGGATCTACTCAGTGTAATGGATGTTGAATGGGACCTTCCTTTTTCTTTAGCAACTTGTCCTAGAATGGGTCTCATTGCCATTTGTTCAAGCAAGCAGTTCAACTTGgaaattatcaaggtaaaacaCCCGAGAGAGGAGACACTCATTACGGAGGCAGAAAG GTCAAAGCTTAAGAAGCCATTTTCTTCTGGTTGTCTTGTAATGTGA